In Drosophila yakuba strain Tai18E2 chromosome 2R, Prin_Dyak_Tai18E2_2.1, whole genome shotgun sequence, a single genomic region encodes these proteins:
- the LOC26535249 gene encoding integrin alpha-PS5-like → MYRLLILIFLALEYQSAAFNFSPFPNQVINAPKHLKTRLSQTRSSYFGYSLVIRPTSIFVGAPRAQSTLDSQSTVNETGAVFRCSLANGSCRPYVLDNTGNGRPSHAATFSHGKDFQWLGGSMDGGTKDTDKLLVCAPRFFVYQNECKGEMLGVCYWVQDTVAKTPPLSKVNSISSLHWHGVSNATMAELGLSAHVTDDNSEMLSGAVGVIYSKGALVLHQREKPSTRIRQKGYVIPQNYESKTLKLKHLNEKSFEYFGYSVSSGYFSIYNRNKLFYVATAPHSNVDFGQAYILTVQGKGILEDHVFQGEQLGEYFGYSMVADDFNGDGLTDLVVSAPLNALEDYHDVGAIYVFINEGLFFFKKKIIRLPLGNNARFGTSLSRLGDINHDGYNDLAVAAPFEGNGAVFIFLGSKHGLPDQPSQRLDAPLREPGPYGAHMFGHGLSRGSDIDGNGFNDLAIGAPGAEAVYLYRTYPVAKIHATLKSQTREIKPERDMVTVTACYWLNTTSQSMQVQHQQLTIRIVIDEVLKRVKFAPMNNSEVTFQAEAELNERCQEFRVQVRYTGAILTPIDLQMHYQLAKKIPVSQQEFCETCAVVDPMDPTYTTEKIHFITGCARNVCVSDLHLSTKDVNSSFTLGTNESLSLTYEITNSGEPAYVAQLNVTSSARLPFSKVPGNCRVREEVMMCDLNGEQAMTKGDIDSLTITFDVTQLRGHSLTIEAAVSSAGIDQNPKDNRLSTLISLKEYAEIDASGGPADGQLVLRKYPYSAEVSNSYEIKSHGPSILDELSLFVSIPIAYRTAESAVIKPIFNLSSLQMQATHGAHLLPIKLYDQDNTLAMEYPLEDASHSEEIVSSENRQRRELKQDQYAITPDVESKDLLTQEDLSVNRTLLLSCQSSNLTICVRAEMQLQLKPDQPINLNISFNVDLSAVVDLFEYFVIFTDLKMFTKRDPTSSSIGIKRNIKPNVILKYSETPLPIWYIILALIAGLLLLAGLTYVLYKLRFFKRAKREELQRLMEQSPKREEPEEDREGSQEEISLEQESYSDN, encoded by the exons ATGTATCGGCTCCTGATCCTCATTTTTCTGGCTCTGGAATACCAGAGCGCAGCATTCAACTTTTCGCCATTTCCGAATCAAGTGATAAATGCACCAAAGCATCTGAAAACCCGATTGAGTCAAACGAGGAGCTCTTATTTTGGATATTCGCTTGTCATCCGGCCAACGAG CATCTTCGTGGGAGCACCTCGGGCACAGTCCACCTTGGATTCGCAAAGCACCGTCAATGAAACTGGAGCTGTATTCAGATGCTCCCTGGCAAATGGATCCTGTCGGCCGTACGTCCTGGATAACACGGGAAATGGTAGACCCTCTCATGCCGCTACCTTCTCGCATGGCAAGGACTTCCAGTGGTTGGGCGGTTCAATGGATGGAGGCACCAAGGATACGGATAAATTACTCGTATGTGCACCCCGGTTTTTCGTCTATCAGAATGAGTGCAAAGGCGAAATGCTCGGAGTTTGCTACTGGGTTCAGGATACGGTGGCAAAAACTCCTCCTCTGAGCAAGGTAAATTCCATCAGTTCACTTCATTGGCATGGCGTGTCCAATGCTACAATGGCAGAACTGGGGCTCAGTGCCCACGTGACGGACGATAACTCTGAGATGCTGAGCGGGGCCGTAGGCGTCATCTATTCGAAAGGAGCGTTGGTATTGCACCAGCGGGAAAAGCCATCGACTAGAATACGCCAAAAAGGATATGTCATCCCACAGAACTATGAATCAAAAACGTTGAAACTGAAACATTTGAACGAGAAGAGCTTCGAGTACTTTGGCTACTCCGTGAGCTCCGGATACTTTAGCATATACAACCGGAATAAACTTTTTTACGTGGCCACCGCGCCACATTCCAATGTGGATTTCGGCCAGGCATATATTCTCACCGTGCAGGGAAAAGGTATCCTTGAGGATCATGTCTTCCAAGGAGAGCAGTTGGGCGAGTACTTTGGATACTCAATGGTGGCCGATGATTTCAATGGGGATGGGCTAACGGATCTGGTCGTTTCGGCGCCCCTTAACGCTCTCGAGGATTACCATGACGTGGGCGCCATATACGTGTTCATCAACGAGGGATTG tttttctttaagaaaAAGATTATTCGCCTGCCATTGGGCAATAATGCCCGCTTCGGAACTTCCCTTTCAAGGCTGGGCGATATTAACCACGACGGATACAATG ACTTGGCCGTGGCAGCGCCCTTTGAGGGAAACGGAGCGGTGTTCATTTTCCTGGGCAGCAAGCACGGATTGCCGGACCAGCCGAGTCAGCGACTGGATGCTCCCTTGAGGGAGCCTGGCCCATACGGAGCCCACATGTTCGGACACGGACTCTCCCGCGGATCGGACATAGATGGCAACGGATTCAATGACCTGGCGATTGGAGCCCCCGGTGCCGAGGCAGTGTATCTATACCGCACGTATCCGGTCGCCAAAATTCATGCCACTCTGAAGTCGCAAACGCGAGAGATCAAGCCGGAGCGGGACATGGTTACGGTCACCGCCTGCTACTGGCTGAACACCACTTCCCAGTCAATGCAggtgcagcatcagcagctaACTATCCGGATTGTCATAGATGAGGTCCTAAAGCGGGTGAAATTCGCCCCCATGAACAACAGTGAGGTGACCTTCCAGGCGGAGGCAGAATTAAACGAGAGGTGCCAGGAATTTCGGGTTCAGGTGCGCTACACCGGTGCCATACTCACGCCCATCGATCTCCAGATGCACTACCAACTGGCGAAGAAGATCCCTGTTTCGCAACAAGAGTTCTGCGAAACCTGCGCCGTTGTCGATCCCATGGATCCCACGTATACCACGGAGAAGATCCACTTCATCACGGGATGTGCCCGcaatgtgtgtgtatctgaTTTGCATCTGAGCACTAAGGATGTGAA TTCTAGTTTCACCTTGGGCACCAATGAATCCCTCAGTCTGACGTACGAGATCACCAACAGTGGAGAGCCCGCCTACGTGGCCCAATTAAACGTGACCAGCTCCGCCCGGCTGCCCTTCTCCAAGGTTCCTGGGAACTGCAGGGTACGGGAAGAGGTCATGATGTGCGACCTGAACGGCGAACAAGCGATGACCAAAGGCGACATCGACTCCCTAACCATCACTTTCGACGTCACCCAGCTCCGTGGACACTCTCTTACTATCGAGGCAGCAGTATCCTCTGCGGGAATCGACCAGAACCCGAAGGATAACAGGTTGAGCACTTTGATCAGCCTAAAGGAATACGCCGAGATCGACGCTAGTGG TGGACCCGCAGATGGCCAACTTGTCCTCAGGAAATATCCTTACTCCGCAGAAGTTAGCAACAGCTACGAGATCAAAAGTCATGGGCCCAGCATCTTAGATGAGCTCTCCCTGTTCGTCTCCATACCCATAGCTTATAGAACGGCCGAATCTGCAGTGATCAAGCCCATCTTTAATTTGAGCAGTCTACAGATGCAGGCCACCCATGGTGCCCATCTGCTGCCCATCAAGCTGTACGACCAGGATAATACCCTGGCTATGGAGTACCCCTTGGAGGACGCTAGTCACAGTGAAGAGATCGTATCTTCTGAGAATCGACAGCGCAGGGAACTCAAGCAGGATCAGTATGCCATCACACCGGATGTGGAGAGTAAGGACCTCCTGACCCAAGAGGATCTTTCCGTGAATCGCACTCTTTTGCTCAGCTGCCAGAGCAGCAACTTGACGATCTGCGTCCGCGCGGAAATGCAGCTGCAATTGAAGCCCGACCAGCCCATCAACCTGAATATAAGCTTCAATGTGGACCTGAGTGCAGTCGTGGATCTCTTCGAGTACTTTGTCATCTTCACCGACCTGAAGATGTTCACGAAGCGCGATCCCACATCGAGCTCGATCGGGATCAAGCGGAATATCAAGCCAAACGTGATTCTCAAGTATTCAGAGACACCACTGCCCATCTGGTACATCATTCTGGCCCTGATCGCTGGACTTCTGCTGCTCGCTGGGCTGACCTATGTTCTCTACAAG CTCCGATTCTTTAAGCGCGCCAAGAGGGAGGAGCTTCAGAGACTGATGGAGCAAAGCCCCAAAAGGGAGGAGCCTGAGGAAGATCGGGAAGGCAGCCAGGAAGAAATCAGCCTTGAACAAGAATCTTACTCAGATAATTAA
- the LOC26535009 gene encoding phosphatidylinositol 3-kinase catalytic subunit type 3 isoform X1: MDQPDDHFRYIHSSSLHERVQIKVGTLEGKKRQPDYEKLLEDPILRFSGLYSEEHPSFQVRLQVFNQGRPYCLPVTSSYKAFGKRWSWNEWVTLPLQFSDLPRSAMLVLTILDCSGAGQTTVIGGTSISVFGKDGMFRQGMYDLRVWLGVEGDGNFPSRTPGKGKESSKSQMQRLGKLAKKHRNGQVQKVDWLDRLTFREIEVINEREKRMSDYMFLMIEFPAIVVDDMYNYAVVYFEPEGDVKYKLPAKPKLVSVPDSEIQMENLVERKHHRLARSERSGISDRDAKPTASIRDQLHTIVYRYPPTYVLSSEEQDLVWKFRFYLSSHKKALTKFLKCINWKLEDEVTQALWMLANWAPMDVEDALELLSPTFTHPQVRKYAVSRLAQAPDEDLLLYLLQLVQALKYEDPRHIVHLHGCIFPERDVVRSILDDNGSLLDQSSLSDLSATSSGLHASVIPANQRAASVLAAIKSDKSVSPGSAGGSGGQGSVALPNPSAPATPGSSSLPCDSNSNALMLAEGISFGSVPANLCTFLIQRACTNATLANYFYWYLSIEVEEVESVRKQDERAHDMYAMVLKMFLKVLENGNFNLRGIFYNLRKQRRFIDELVKLVKLVAKEPGNRNKKTEKFQKLLAEQDMFKVNFTNFEPIPFPLDPEIYITKIVAMRTSLFKSALMPAKLTFVTSIAHHENAAIFKHGDDLRQDQLILQMITLMDKLLRRENLDLKLTPYKVLATSSKHGFLQYVDSCTVAEVLAREGNIHNFFRKHHPCDNGPYGISAEVMDTYIKSCAGYCVITYLLGVGDRHLDNLLLTTNGKLFHIDFGYILGRDPKPMPPPMKLSKEMVEAMGGISSEHHHEFRKQCYTAYLHLRRHANVMLNYSQFFKDKLLLFWMLTI; the protein is encoded by the exons ATGGACCAACCCGATGACCATTTCCGCTACATACACAGCTCCTCGCTCCACGAACGTGTGCAAATCAAGGT AGGGACGCTCGAAGGGAAGAAGCGCCAGCCGGACTATGAGAAACTGCTGGAGGATCCGATCCTGAGATTCTCGGGCCTGTACTCCGAGGAGCACCCCTCGTTCCAGGTGCGCCTGCAGGTGTTCAACCAGGGCAGGCCCTACTGCCTCCCAGTGACCAGCTCCTACAAGGCATTTGGGAAGAGATGGAGCTGGAACGAGTGGGTTACGCTGCCCCTGCAGTTCTCCGACCTGCCCAGAAGCGCCATGCTAGTGCTGACCATTCTAGACTGCTCGGGCGCTGGCCAGACCACGGTCATCGGAGGCACCTCCATCTCGGTGTTCGGCAAAGACGGCATGTTCCGCCAGGGAATGTACGACTTGCGAGTGTGGCTGGGAGTCGAGGGCGATGGCAACTTTCCCAGTCGCACGCCCGGCAAGGGCAAGGAGTCGTCCAAGTCGCAGATGCAGCGCCTGGGaaagctggccaagaagcacCGGAACGGCCAGGTGCAGAAGGTGGACTGGCTGGACCGACTTACGTTCCGCGAAATCGAGGTGATCAACGAGCGCGAGAAGCGTATGTCGGACTACATGTTCCTCATGATCGAGTTTCCAGCAATTGTGGTGGATGACATGTACAAC TACGCCGTGGTCTACTTCGAGCCGGAGGGTGACGTCAAATACAAGCTGCCGGCCAAGCCTAAACTGGTTTCTGTGCCGGACTCCGAGATTCAAATG GAAAACCTGGTCGAGCGGAAGCACCATCGATTGGCCCGTTCGGAGCGTTCAGGCATCTCGGATAGAGATGCCAAGCCCACAGCCAG CATTCGCGATCAGCTACACACGATTGTCTATAGGTACCCACCCACCTATGTTCTGAGCAGCGAGGAGCAGGATCTGGTTTGGAAGTTCCGGTTCTACCTCTCCTCGCACAAGAAGGCACTGACCAAGTTCCTGAAGTGCATCAATTGGAAGTTAGAGGACGAGGTTACTCAGGCGCTTTGGATGCTGGCTAACTGGGCGCCCATGGACGTGGAGGATGCGTTGGAGCTGCTTAGTCCGACATTCACGCATCCCCAGGTGCGCAAATACGCAGTTAGTCGATTGGCCCAAGCGCCAGACGAGGATCTGCTGCTCTACTTGCTACAGCTGGTGCAAGCGCTGAAGTACGAGGATCCGCGGCACATTGTCCACCTGCATGGCTGCATCTTTCCCGAGCGCGATGTGGTGCGGTCCATATTGGACGACAACGGATCTCTGCTGGATCAGAGCAGCTTATCCGATCTGAGCGCCACTAGCAGTGGACTCCACGCCTCGGTCATTCCAGCCAATCAGCGGGCGGCGAGTGTTTTAGCCGCCATCAAGAGCGATAAGTCAGTGAGCCCCGGATCAGCGGGTGGAAGTGGGGGTCAGGGATCGGTTGCGCTTCCGAACCCTTCTGCTCCCGCCACTCCTGGCAGCAGTTCGTTGCCCTGCGACTCAAACTCCAATGCCCTCATGCTGGCCGAGGGCATCAGCTTTGGCAGTGTTCCAGCCAATCTCTGCACATTCCTGATCCAGCGCGCTTGCACGAATGCCACGCTGGCCAACTACTTCTACTGGTACTTGTCCATCGAGGTGGAGGAAGTGGAGTCGGTGAGAAAGCAGGACGAACGGGCCCACGACATGTACGCCATGGTGCTCAAGATGTTTCTGAAGGTGCTAGAGAACG GCAACTTCAACCTAAGAGGCATCTTCTACAACCTCCGGAAGCAGCGGCGTTTCATCGACGAGCTGGTCAAGTTGGTGAAACTAGTGGCCAAGGAGCCGGGGAATCGCAATAAGAAGACGGAGAAATTCCAGAAGCTGTTGGCCGAACAGGACATGTTTAAGGTGAACTTCACCAACTTCGAGCCCATTCCGTTTCCGCTGGATCCGGAGATCTACATCACCAAGATTGTGGCCATGCGCACTTCGCTCTTCAAGAGCGCCCTAATGCCAGCCAA GCTCACGTTTGTCACTTCGATTGCCCATCACGAGAACGCTGCCATTTTCAAGCATGGTGATGATCTGCGTCAGGATCAGCTCATCCTGCAGATGATCACTTTGATGGACAAGCTGCTGAGGCGCGAGAATCTCGACCTCAAGCTGACGCCCTACAAAGTGCTGGCCACCAGCTCCAAGCATGGATTCCTCCAGTACGTCGACTCGTGCACCGTGGCAGAGGTTCTTGCGCGGGAGGGCAACATCCACAACTTCTTCCGGAAGCACCATCCGTGCGACAACGGACCCTATGGCATTTCGGCGGAGGTCATGGACACCTACATCAAGAGCTGCGCGGGCTACTGTGTGATCACCTACTTGCTGG GTGTGGGCGACCGACACTTGGACAACCTCCTGCTGACCACCAACGGCAAGCTCTTCCACATCGACTTCGGCTACATTCTGGGCCGCGATCCCAAGCCCATGCCGCCGCCCATGAAGCTGAGCAAGGAGATGGTGGAGGCCATGGGCGGCATTAGCTCTGAGCACCACCACGAGTTCCGCAAGCAGTGCTACACGGCCTATCTGCATTTGCGCCGGCATGCCAACGTGATGCTCAATTACTCACAATTTTTTAAAGATAAGTTATTACTCTTTTGGATGCTCACTATCTGA
- the LOC26535009 gene encoding phosphatidylinositol 3-kinase catalytic subunit type 3 isoform X2: MDQPDDHFRYIHSSSLHERVQIKVGTLEGKKRQPDYEKLLEDPILRFSGLYSEEHPSFQVRLQVFNQGRPYCLPVTSSYKAFGKRWSWNEWVTLPLQFSDLPRSAMLVLTILDCSGAGQTTVIGGTSISVFGKDGMFRQGMYDLRVWLGVEGDGNFPSRTPGKGKESSKSQMQRLGKLAKKHRNGQVQKVDWLDRLTFREIEVINEREKRMSDYMFLMIEFPAIVVDDMYNYAVVYFEPEGDVKYKLPAKPKLVSVPDSEIQMENLVERKHHRLARSERSGISDRDAKPTASIRDQLHTIVYRYPPTYVLSSEEQDLVWKFRFYLSSHKKALTKFLKCINWKLEDEVTQALWMLANWAPMDVEDALELLSPTFTHPQVRKYAVSRLAQAPDEDLLLYLLQLVQALKYEDPRHIVHLHGCIFPERDVVRSILDDNGSLLDQSSLSDLSATSSGLHASVIPANQRAASVLAAIKSDKSVSPGSAGGSGGQGSVALPNPSAPATPGSSSLPCDSNSNALMLAEGISFGSVPANLCTFLIQRACTNATLANYFYWYLSIEVEEVESVRKQDERAHDMYAMVLKMFLKVLENGNFNLRGIFYNLRKQRRFIDELVKLVKLVAKEPGNRNKKTEKFQKLLAEQDMFKVNFTNFEPIPFPLDPEIYITKIVAMRTSLFKSALMPAKLTFVTSIAHHENAAIFKHGDDLRQDQLILQMITLMDKLLRRENLDLKLTPYKVLATSSKHGFLQYVDSCTVAEVLAREGNIHNFFRKHHPCDNGPYGISAEVMDTYIKSCAGYCVITYLLGVGDRHLDNLLLTTNGKLFHIDFGYILGRDPKPMPPPMKLSKEMVEAMGGISSEHHHEFRKQCYTAYLHLRRHANVMLNYSQFFKDKLLLFWMLTI; the protein is encoded by the exons AGGGACGCTCGAAGGGAAGAAGCGCCAGCCGGACTATGAGAAACTGCTGGAGGATCCGATCCTGAGATTCTCGGGCCTGTACTCCGAGGAGCACCCCTCGTTCCAGGTGCGCCTGCAGGTGTTCAACCAGGGCAGGCCCTACTGCCTCCCAGTGACCAGCTCCTACAAGGCATTTGGGAAGAGATGGAGCTGGAACGAGTGGGTTACGCTGCCCCTGCAGTTCTCCGACCTGCCCAGAAGCGCCATGCTAGTGCTGACCATTCTAGACTGCTCGGGCGCTGGCCAGACCACGGTCATCGGAGGCACCTCCATCTCGGTGTTCGGCAAAGACGGCATGTTCCGCCAGGGAATGTACGACTTGCGAGTGTGGCTGGGAGTCGAGGGCGATGGCAACTTTCCCAGTCGCACGCCCGGCAAGGGCAAGGAGTCGTCCAAGTCGCAGATGCAGCGCCTGGGaaagctggccaagaagcacCGGAACGGCCAGGTGCAGAAGGTGGACTGGCTGGACCGACTTACGTTCCGCGAAATCGAGGTGATCAACGAGCGCGAGAAGCGTATGTCGGACTACATGTTCCTCATGATCGAGTTTCCAGCAATTGTGGTGGATGACATGTACAAC TACGCCGTGGTCTACTTCGAGCCGGAGGGTGACGTCAAATACAAGCTGCCGGCCAAGCCTAAACTGGTTTCTGTGCCGGACTCCGAGATTCAAATG GAAAACCTGGTCGAGCGGAAGCACCATCGATTGGCCCGTTCGGAGCGTTCAGGCATCTCGGATAGAGATGCCAAGCCCACAGCCAG CATTCGCGATCAGCTACACACGATTGTCTATAGGTACCCACCCACCTATGTTCTGAGCAGCGAGGAGCAGGATCTGGTTTGGAAGTTCCGGTTCTACCTCTCCTCGCACAAGAAGGCACTGACCAAGTTCCTGAAGTGCATCAATTGGAAGTTAGAGGACGAGGTTACTCAGGCGCTTTGGATGCTGGCTAACTGGGCGCCCATGGACGTGGAGGATGCGTTGGAGCTGCTTAGTCCGACATTCACGCATCCCCAGGTGCGCAAATACGCAGTTAGTCGATTGGCCCAAGCGCCAGACGAGGATCTGCTGCTCTACTTGCTACAGCTGGTGCAAGCGCTGAAGTACGAGGATCCGCGGCACATTGTCCACCTGCATGGCTGCATCTTTCCCGAGCGCGATGTGGTGCGGTCCATATTGGACGACAACGGATCTCTGCTGGATCAGAGCAGCTTATCCGATCTGAGCGCCACTAGCAGTGGACTCCACGCCTCGGTCATTCCAGCCAATCAGCGGGCGGCGAGTGTTTTAGCCGCCATCAAGAGCGATAAGTCAGTGAGCCCCGGATCAGCGGGTGGAAGTGGGGGTCAGGGATCGGTTGCGCTTCCGAACCCTTCTGCTCCCGCCACTCCTGGCAGCAGTTCGTTGCCCTGCGACTCAAACTCCAATGCCCTCATGCTGGCCGAGGGCATCAGCTTTGGCAGTGTTCCAGCCAATCTCTGCACATTCCTGATCCAGCGCGCTTGCACGAATGCCACGCTGGCCAACTACTTCTACTGGTACTTGTCCATCGAGGTGGAGGAAGTGGAGTCGGTGAGAAAGCAGGACGAACGGGCCCACGACATGTACGCCATGGTGCTCAAGATGTTTCTGAAGGTGCTAGAGAACG GCAACTTCAACCTAAGAGGCATCTTCTACAACCTCCGGAAGCAGCGGCGTTTCATCGACGAGCTGGTCAAGTTGGTGAAACTAGTGGCCAAGGAGCCGGGGAATCGCAATAAGAAGACGGAGAAATTCCAGAAGCTGTTGGCCGAACAGGACATGTTTAAGGTGAACTTCACCAACTTCGAGCCCATTCCGTTTCCGCTGGATCCGGAGATCTACATCACCAAGATTGTGGCCATGCGCACTTCGCTCTTCAAGAGCGCCCTAATGCCAGCCAA GCTCACGTTTGTCACTTCGATTGCCCATCACGAGAACGCTGCCATTTTCAAGCATGGTGATGATCTGCGTCAGGATCAGCTCATCCTGCAGATGATCACTTTGATGGACAAGCTGCTGAGGCGCGAGAATCTCGACCTCAAGCTGACGCCCTACAAAGTGCTGGCCACCAGCTCCAAGCATGGATTCCTCCAGTACGTCGACTCGTGCACCGTGGCAGAGGTTCTTGCGCGGGAGGGCAACATCCACAACTTCTTCCGGAAGCACCATCCGTGCGACAACGGACCCTATGGCATTTCGGCGGAGGTCATGGACACCTACATCAAGAGCTGCGCGGGCTACTGTGTGATCACCTACTTGCTGG GTGTGGGCGACCGACACTTGGACAACCTCCTGCTGACCACCAACGGCAAGCTCTTCCACATCGACTTCGGCTACATTCTGGGCCGCGATCCCAAGCCCATGCCGCCGCCCATGAAGCTGAGCAAGGAGATGGTGGAGGCCATGGGCGGCATTAGCTCTGAGCACCACCACGAGTTCCGCAAGCAGTGCTACACGGCCTATCTGCATTTGCGCCGGCATGCCAACGTGATGCTCAATTACTCACAATTTTTTAAAGATAAGTTATTACTCTTTTGGATGCTCACTATCTGA